From a region of the Methanolobus tindarius DSM 2278 genome:
- a CDS encoding TrmB family transcriptional regulator — translation MDHEGSLRDLGLTKYEASAYSTLLKEGVTGAQELSRKSDIPVGKIYEVLSNLNNMGLVEFQRSRPRKYRAVKPSIALNNLYTKKEEETKNELENFKLKVSELESKFSDIAQPDHTEVQFWATSIGEDDIIKNIKNMLDEVETEILHVKPAKMSNLIRNEKHIDPNKFMPTVIDEFVKAAKKGIKIKIIFPEDVLDYLIKDRFAHIKDPHDRETIRNNIDAKALDCDYDFRLIDEYITHIPIPDPSNPDLLFGELKVYDKEYAAKLKDKFEELWRKGKKMGSTFD, via the coding sequence ATGGACCACGAAGGATCATTAAGAGACCTGGGGCTTACAAAATATGAAGCCTCAGCATACTCAACTTTGCTAAAAGAAGGAGTAACAGGCGCACAGGAGCTGTCACGCAAATCAGACATACCCGTTGGGAAGATATATGAAGTCCTTTCAAATCTGAATAATATGGGACTTGTTGAGTTCCAGAGATCAAGACCACGAAAATACAGAGCTGTCAAACCTTCCATTGCCCTGAACAATCTGTACACAAAAAAAGAAGAAGAAACAAAGAATGAACTTGAGAATTTCAAACTGAAAGTCTCAGAACTTGAATCCAAATTCTCAGACATAGCACAGCCAGATCACACTGAAGTTCAGTTCTGGGCCACCTCCATAGGTGAAGATGATATTATAAAGAATATTAAGAATATGCTTGATGAAGTTGAAACTGAGATTTTGCATGTCAAACCGGCAAAAATGTCAAATTTAATTCGCAATGAAAAACATATTGACCCTAACAAATTTATGCCTACTGTAATTGATGAGTTTGTGAAGGCTGCAAAAAAAGGTATCAAAATCAAAATAATCTTTCCGGAAGATGTGCTTGATTATTTAATTAAAGACAGGTTTGCACACATAAAAGATCCGCATGACAGGGAAACAATTAGAAATAACATCGATGCAAAGGCCCTGGACTGTGATTATGACTTCAGGTTAATCGATGAATATATTACACATATACCAATTCCTGACCCTTCAAATCCGGACTTACTTTTTGGCGAGCTAAAAGTATATGATAAAGAATATGCGGCAAAGCTGAAAGATAAATTTGAAGAGCTATGGAGAAAAGGAAAAAAAATGGGTTCAACTTTTGATTAG
- a CDS encoding COG1361 S-layer family protein has translation MNVRYSNISGFKKYTILMVVCILLSIAFVAAVPSVTAKEYLPPTYEYTNNFYNSYGEPAISASVLGDTEFERGETATIEVILANRGVIYGFKADKGVGTSETLHELSLDELQYETMRTTAYGIKASLVSPTGMIDVDSETNSHTLEELYPGVLPDDPMEFTITLSEDIPAGVYILELPLNYEYQSDVRMTAGESIILGEPDLDHTSIYTNVETTLQIPIIVKPEAKFEITNVTGTLVSGGTGAVNVTYTNTGELTAEDAIARIVAMKPLSAERSTRTLGTMEPGESRTATFTISSDVGTLVKNYGVDSEIKYIDEDGEDAFFTGMTVTLPLEEPDGEINVTGLALAGIFVIIIVLVVKNKRKNVSNDD, from the coding sequence ATGAATGTGAGATATAGTAATATAAGTGGTTTTAAAAAATATACTATTCTTATGGTGGTATGTATTCTGCTTTCCATTGCTTTTGTAGCTGCAGTACCTTCTGTAACCGCAAAAGAATACCTGCCTCCTACTTATGAATATACGAATAATTTCTATAACTCGTACGGTGAGCCTGCAATTTCAGCTTCCGTACTTGGTGACACAGAATTCGAACGAGGAGAAACCGCAACCATCGAAGTTATTCTTGCAAACCGTGGTGTAATCTATGGTTTCAAGGCAGACAAGGGTGTAGGTACTTCAGAAACATTACATGAGCTTTCACTTGATGAATTGCAGTATGAAACCATGAGAACAACTGCATACGGTATCAAGGCAAGTCTTGTCTCTCCTACTGGTATGATAGATGTGGATTCTGAAACAAACAGTCACACTCTGGAGGAACTATATCCCGGAGTCTTGCCTGATGATCCGATGGAATTCACCATTACTCTTTCAGAGGACATTCCCGCAGGTGTCTACATACTTGAATTGCCTCTGAACTATGAGTATCAGAGTGATGTCAGGATGACAGCAGGTGAATCAATAATACTTGGTGAGCCTGATCTTGATCATACAAGTATTTACACTAATGTGGAAACAACCCTTCAGATTCCTATTATTGTTAAACCGGAGGCAAAATTCGAGATAACAAATGTCACAGGAACTCTTGTATCAGGTGGTACAGGTGCTGTAAATGTTACATACACCAATACCGGTGAGCTCACTGCTGAAGATGCCATTGCAAGAATAGTCGCAATGAAGCCTTTGAGTGCTGAACGCTCAACCAGGACTCTTGGAACTATGGAACCTGGTGAAAGCAGGACTGCTACTTTTACAATAAGCTCTGATGTTGGTACGCTTGTAAAGAATTATGGTGTTGACAGTGAGATCAAATATATCGATGAAGATGGTGAGGATGCTTTCTTCACAGGTATGACGGTAACTTTGCCACTGGAGGAACCAGATGGAGAAATCAATGTAACTGGATTAGCTCTTGCTGGTATTTTTGTAATAATAATAGTATTGGTTGTTAAAAATAAAAGGAAAAACGTGTCTAATGACGATTAA
- a CDS encoding COG1361 S-layer family protein, protein MIKNINFKMVVSVSLILSLLFVLPVSADTMSTMDLELPDFFNFDENYYTVYGGPDVSATLVGDNEYSRGDEVTLKVNLMNKGVITGFKSEEDDDPVSELDQKIQQTEMGYEAQRTTAIGIVAILTSDDPNIRVKSGAQEAGTLASGEQTSDPLEFNIEVSNNAPAGEYPLNLTLYYGYQENVQINGDNETDLGITNMEVGLWYAVGQQMDQVSVIVDEEADFEVTNVTGELVLGEEGIIRVTYKNTGEEAVKDATVRISSDDPFSTTDDQSFIGSLEPGESAEAVFKLAVDETGVAKNYAINSEIKYEDMDGHSQTSDTVKITTEVLPAGSSDSGSGAYVGIVVVLIVVVVAAIGAKKFLGKKEEDN, encoded by the coding sequence ATGATTAAAAATATTAACTTTAAAATGGTGGTTTCAGTATCATTGATCCTCAGCCTGCTCTTTGTATTACCAGTGAGCGCTGACACCATGTCCACGATGGACCTGGAACTTCCTGATTTCTTCAATTTTGATGAAAACTATTACACAGTTTACGGTGGTCCGGATGTATCTGCCACCCTTGTAGGAGATAATGAATACTCAAGAGGTGACGAGGTTACCCTTAAGGTCAACCTTATGAACAAAGGTGTTATCACCGGTTTTAAGTCCGAAGAGGATGACGATCCTGTATCAGAGCTTGACCAGAAGATCCAGCAAACTGAAATGGGATACGAGGCCCAGAGGACCACAGCAATCGGTATTGTTGCAATCCTTACTTCTGATGATCCGAATATCAGGGTAAAGTCTGGTGCGCAGGAAGCAGGAACTCTTGCATCCGGTGAACAGACATCCGATCCGCTGGAGTTCAACATTGAAGTGTCAAACAATGCACCTGCCGGTGAATATCCGCTAAACCTGACTCTCTACTATGGTTACCAGGAAAATGTTCAGATCAACGGTGACAACGAAACAGACCTTGGCATCACAAATATGGAAGTCGGTCTCTGGTATGCAGTAGGCCAGCAGATGGACCAGGTCAGTGTTATTGTTGATGAAGAAGCTGACTTTGAAGTCACAAATGTAACCGGTGAACTTGTCCTTGGAGAAGAAGGCATAATCCGTGTTACTTATAAGAACACTGGTGAAGAGGCTGTAAAAGATGCGACTGTAAGGATTAGTTCAGATGATCCTTTCAGCACAACCGATGACCAGTCTTTCATTGGTTCACTTGAACCCGGGGAGTCTGCAGAAGCAGTTTTCAAACTTGCAGTGGATGAAACCGGTGTTGCAAAGAACTACGCAATTAACAGTGAGATAAAATACGAGGATATGGATGGACACAGCCAGACATCTGATACTGTGAAGATAACAACAGAGGTTCTGCCGGCAGGTTCGTCAGACTCAGGCTCAGGGGCATACGTGGGTATTGTTGTAGTGCTTATCGTTGTAGTTGTAGCTGCAATTGGCGCTAAGAAATTCCTCGGAAAAAAAGAAGAAGATAACTGA
- a CDS encoding AI-2E family transporter, giving the protein MALTTNSKVWSIMLVVSVFLSIFFAVLFHFEDIFIVLIIGSILVLLTDSILIEFNHHFGHKSLWSRRFYAVSLVVIGVLLVSVLLVGQLSDMTSLVNSQEEYETGITNLFSTYGYLFSSQNNANMGPIMGDAPSGVPSGNMNGSMVGNASATVNGDMATGPLISSEDMQSIGDYIFSFFSSLISKLSYFVFTGLLIIPMMFRLYFAKKNVIVTEIVGFFPIKYQDCVSSSILDIGKRLRDYFSAKILESVVVGLICCIGFYLSGISGWFFLGALAGLLNIVPYIGPVVGAIPAVIIAFIVSPTTALYAVITVVMAQLVDNLYLIPYMISGKVNVNPLLSVLLTLIFADMLGALGMILAIPVYIIYKVVLTEFYNELRKIYPDEYDA; this is encoded by the coding sequence ATGGCACTGACAACTAATTCCAAGGTATGGAGCATAATGCTCGTTGTATCTGTATTCCTTTCTATTTTCTTTGCTGTACTGTTCCACTTTGAGGACATATTTATCGTTCTGATAATAGGAAGCATACTCGTCCTTCTTACAGATAGTATCCTCATAGAATTTAATCATCATTTTGGTCACAAATCTCTCTGGTCAAGAAGATTCTATGCAGTTTCTCTTGTTGTCATTGGTGTATTGCTGGTGTCTGTGTTACTGGTTGGTCAGTTATCAGATATGACTTCTCTTGTGAACTCGCAGGAAGAATATGAAACAGGTATTACCAATCTTTTTTCTACCTATGGGTATCTGTTTTCTTCACAGAATAATGCAAATATGGGTCCGATAATGGGTGATGCACCATCAGGCGTTCCTTCCGGGAATATGAATGGAAGTATGGTTGGAAATGCAAGCGCAACTGTTAATGGTGATATGGCTACAGGCCCACTAATATCCAGTGAGGACATGCAGTCAATTGGGGATTATATCTTCAGTTTCTTCTCATCACTGATCTCAAAATTATCGTATTTTGTATTCACCGGTCTTTTGATTATACCAATGATGTTCCGCCTTTATTTTGCCAAGAAAAATGTAATAGTCACAGAAATTGTTGGATTTTTCCCGATAAAGTATCAGGATTGTGTATCCTCTTCGATACTTGATATCGGAAAGCGTCTCAGGGATTATTTCTCTGCAAAGATTCTTGAAAGCGTGGTTGTGGGGCTGATTTGCTGCATTGGTTTTTATCTGTCAGGCATAAGCGGGTGGTTTTTCCTTGGTGCACTTGCAGGTTTACTGAACATAGTACCTTACATTGGTCCTGTTGTCGGTGCAATTCCTGCTGTAATAATTGCTTTTATTGTAAGTCCGACAACCGCACTATATGCAGTAATAACAGTTGTAATGGCCCAGCTTGTAGATAACCTGTATCTGATTCCGTATATGATTTCAGGAAAAGTAAATGTTAATCCGCTTTTGAGTGTTTTGCTGACTCTTATATTTGCAGATATGCTCGGTGCACTCGGAATGATTCTTGCAATTCCTGTTTATATTATATATAAAGTAGTATTGACTGAATTCTACAATGAACTGAGAAAGATATATCCGGACGAATATGATGCATGA
- a CDS encoding PGF-pre-PGF domain-containing protein — MFSTKNDIKARLIISAVFLILLLAITPASATFNATFSPDNAVISSRLDREPVFRANVSENSTIVWFLDDYQVASYTGICNSSYVPDVSETGNYSIMVNVSNPNGSMENQWYWVATATPSQIMSGGSGGGSSSSGSVSSGEDYKNILVKEVSMQVLNKNVLTEFSFNEADNPISSLEFTSSVNAGYVRMSLEVLNNRSAFVSEDPDNEVYRYVNINPDRTGLDNKISDTRIFFNVSQQWLDENNIDLDSVRLNLFSSYGWRTFPVKVISGSNESESYHSNITFVSTTNGFGNFAITGKVNASSEDGVVVIDMGGDSSKNVSGSDSGHESGSDEDNSDSENVLDSVLKSMKDLFIKRNPVNT, encoded by the coding sequence TTGTTTTCCACTAAAAATGATATTAAAGCCCGGCTTATTATTTCAGCTGTTTTTCTTATCCTATTATTGGCAATTACTCCTGCATCAGCAACTTTCAATGCTACATTTTCACCTGACAATGCGGTTATCAGTTCAAGACTTGATCGTGAACCTGTCTTCCGGGCAAATGTAAGTGAGAATTCTACTATTGTCTGGTTCCTCGATGATTATCAGGTAGCAAGTTATACTGGCATTTGCAACAGCAGTTATGTTCCTGATGTTTCCGAAACAGGAAATTACAGTATAATGGTCAATGTTTCAAATCCCAATGGAAGTATGGAAAATCAGTGGTATTGGGTAGCCACTGCCACTCCTTCTCAGATCATGTCAGGTGGAAGTGGGGGCGGCAGCAGTTCTTCAGGATCCGTTTCATCCGGTGAGGATTACAAAAATATTCTCGTAAAGGAAGTAAGCATGCAGGTGCTCAACAAAAATGTTCTTACTGAGTTTTCATTTAATGAAGCAGATAATCCCATCAGTTCTCTGGAATTTACATCATCAGTCAATGCAGGTTATGTACGCATGTCACTTGAAGTATTGAATAACCGTTCAGCTTTTGTGTCTGAAGATCCGGATAACGAGGTTTATCGTTATGTAAATATCAATCCTGACAGGACCGGCCTTGATAATAAAATAAGTGATACTCGTATTTTCTTCAATGTAAGTCAGCAGTGGCTGGATGAGAACAATATTGATTTGGATTCTGTGCGTCTCAACCTTTTCAGCAGTTACGGCTGGAGAACTTTTCCTGTAAAGGTTATATCGGGTTCAAATGAATCGGAAAGTTATCATTCAAACATCACTTTCGTTTCAACAACCAATGGATTTGGTAACTTTGCGATAACCGGCAAAGTAAATGCAAGTTCTGAGGATGGTGTGGTAGTTATTGATATGGGCGGAGATTCATCGAAGAATGTTTCAGGTTCAGATTCTGGTCATGAATCAGGTTCTGATGAAGATAATTCAGATTCAGAAAACGTTCTTGATTCTGTACTTAAATCCATGAAAGACTTATTTATAAAAAGAAATCCTGTAAATACTTAA
- a CDS encoding TrmB family transcriptional regulator, whose translation MIVTSLQNLGFTSYEAKVYVALIRNETATVSTLHDDSGVPNSAIYGALKKLEKKGIIEFQNTKPMRYRCIPPNEALLKLKNDYADECDVVFEKLNEIYGESASETSKEHIWNITGARNVTCKIIQMMEGARKDILILASSKPFRTIAENHASLKKDYTTIIGIMNRKASEEGISVRVISSCEDEAKKIQNLVPLATVRVNSIEEAGSEIKSFVIVIDDSEMLVDILKDDDGDTDLSAVWTNGAEFSSVISHLLSAKWEISEKYAI comes from the coding sequence ATGATCGTAACATCTCTTCAGAATCTTGGTTTCACTTCTTATGAAGCAAAGGTTTACGTAGCTCTTATCAGAAACGAAACTGCAACAGTTTCAACATTACATGATGATTCAGGAGTTCCGAATTCAGCAATTTACGGTGCTTTGAAAAAACTGGAAAAAAAAGGCATAATAGAATTCCAGAATACAAAACCAATGCGTTACAGGTGTATTCCTCCGAATGAGGCTCTTCTTAAGTTGAAGAATGATTATGCAGATGAATGTGATGTTGTCTTTGAAAAATTAAATGAAATTTATGGCGAATCTGCAAGTGAAACAAGTAAGGAGCACATCTGGAATATCACTGGTGCAAGAAATGTTACCTGTAAAATAATCCAGATGATGGAAGGTGCCAGAAAGGATATTCTTATACTGGCTTCATCGAAACCCTTCAGGACAATTGCAGAAAACCATGCATCCCTCAAAAAGGATTATACTACTATTATAGGTATCATGAATAGGAAAGCCAGTGAAGAAGGCATTAGTGTAAGGGTAATAAGTTCCTGTGAAGATGAAGCAAAGAAGATTCAGAATCTGGTTCCTCTGGCCACAGTTCGTGTGAATTCCATTGAAGAAGCCGGTTCGGAAATAAAAAGCTTTGTTATTGTGATTGATGATTCGGAAATGCTTGTTGACATACTAAAAGATGATGATGGGGACACTGACCTGTCTGCAGTGTGGACAAATGGTGCAGAGTTCTCCTCTGTAATTTCCCATCTGTTAAGTGCAAAATGGGAAATCTCTGAAAAATATGCAATATGA
- a CDS encoding efflux RND transporter permease subunit — protein sequence MIALLLIIISFQGAQLIGMASGTDTFVEKSSKLYQDYDHLYLNLFGTESIVVMVEGSDVTEPELLKALDRAYISVQNIPGVVEVTSPSTIIKEVNYQMTGRSTIPDDSQTIDGIIDSSMPSALMPDDTHAVMSVVLEGTSSDTTKEEILRETETSIELANFPADYNIIVTGDPAFSIAMNEEMNTSMGILLSLSVLLMVVVLYLVFKHVRWRLLPLPIVLVGIIFTFGAMGFLDIPMSMVSMSAFPVLIGLGIDYAIQFHNRIEEELARGETDEEAVIDTIKHTGPAVLIALIITALGFFSLFTSSVPMIQDFGKLLMIGIAMCFISSLFLGVTILYGFDKISKWNILGKLGLKKKSSQHETHIIIDEEHEPDFLEKALKGISTFSMRNPLLILSIAGLLCLGGLYADNLVGIQTDTETFVPQDMPALLELQHMGEILGGDDQLNLIIKTDDNADPELLEWIDDFSEHEVDGRSHIQDSSSIVDLVKAANSGEIPDSSEEVRAIYDQLSDTQKDAYINGNSIIMLNLNIGNAMSELGLEGIEALSNVVEEDLQWMAPPPGVHVTITGHSMVYVEVISALTSGRVFMTMLGIALVFAGLLVIYRDILKALTPVLTMVVVVGWSGGLMYYTGMEYTPMTATLGALILGVGSEYAILMMERYFEEREKGADPEEAMQEASVKIGKAIVTSGATTVFGFSALIASPFSITSNFGVITVMDVILALFATFVIFPPIIVTLDKYREKRRHFHETHNRSGSGGSNILKSIQEAITQ from the coding sequence ATGATAGCACTGCTTCTGATAATTATCTCTTTTCAGGGTGCTCAGTTAATCGGAATGGCTTCAGGCACTGATACATTTGTCGAGAAAAGCTCAAAGCTTTATCAGGACTATGATCACCTTTACCTGAATCTTTTTGGAACTGAGTCCATTGTTGTAATGGTTGAAGGCAGTGATGTTACGGAACCGGAGCTTTTAAAAGCTCTCGACAGGGCTTATATTTCCGTCCAGAACATACCAGGTGTGGTGGAAGTAACTTCGCCCTCAACTATTATAAAAGAAGTTAATTATCAGATGACCGGCAGAAGTACAATTCCTGACGATTCACAAACAATTGACGGGATTATTGATAGCTCCATGCCCAGTGCACTTATGCCGGATGACACGCATGCCGTAATGTCTGTTGTCCTGGAAGGTACTTCATCGGATACTACCAAGGAAGAAATTCTCAGGGAAACCGAAACTTCCATAGAACTTGCAAATTTCCCTGCTGATTACAACATAATTGTAACAGGAGATCCTGCTTTTAGTATTGCCATGAATGAAGAAATGAACACAAGTATGGGCATACTTCTTTCACTGTCCGTCCTTCTTATGGTTGTAGTACTATACCTGGTATTCAAACACGTAAGATGGAGACTACTTCCTCTGCCAATAGTGCTGGTAGGTATAATATTCACATTCGGTGCAATGGGTTTCCTTGATATCCCAATGTCAATGGTATCAATGTCAGCATTCCCTGTTCTAATCGGACTTGGTATTGATTATGCTATTCAGTTCCATAACAGGATCGAAGAAGAGCTTGCACGTGGGGAAACTGATGAGGAAGCTGTAATCGATACTATCAAGCATACAGGTCCTGCAGTATTGATAGCACTTATTATCACAGCTCTTGGATTCTTCTCATTGTTCACATCATCAGTTCCAATGATCCAGGATTTTGGAAAGCTTCTGATGATAGGAATAGCAATGTGTTTTATTTCCTCGCTTTTCCTGGGAGTTACCATTCTCTATGGATTCGATAAGATCTCTAAATGGAATATACTTGGCAAGCTTGGTTTGAAAAAGAAATCTTCTCAGCATGAAACTCATATAATTATTGATGAAGAGCATGAGCCTGACTTCCTTGAAAAGGCCCTGAAGGGAATTTCGACATTTTCAATGAGAAATCCACTTCTAATCTTATCTATTGCAGGTCTCTTGTGTTTGGGTGGTCTTTACGCAGATAATCTTGTGGGTATCCAGACAGATACTGAAACCTTTGTTCCACAGGACATGCCTGCTCTTCTTGAGCTGCAACACATGGGTGAGATCCTCGGAGGAGATGACCAGCTAAATCTTATCATAAAAACAGATGACAACGCTGACCCGGAACTACTTGAATGGATCGATGATTTCTCCGAACATGAGGTTGATGGCAGAAGTCATATACAGGATTCTTCGAGTATTGTTGACCTTGTAAAAGCTGCCAATTCCGGTGAAATTCCTGATAGTTCAGAGGAAGTGCGGGCAATATACGATCAGCTTTCTGATACTCAGAAAGACGCTTACATCAACGGAAATTCAATAATCATGCTGAACCTGAACATTGGTAATGCTATGAGTGAGCTTGGTCTTGAAGGTATAGAAGCTCTTTCAAATGTTGTAGAAGAGGATCTTCAATGGATGGCTCCACCACCTGGTGTGCATGTAACAATTACCGGACACTCAATGGTTTATGTAGAGGTAATATCCGCTCTGACTTCAGGTAGGGTCTTTATGACAATGCTTGGTATTGCACTTGTATTTGCAGGTCTGCTGGTAATTTACAGGGACATTCTCAAGGCACTTACACCTGTTCTGACCATGGTTGTGGTCGTAGGATGGTCTGGCGGACTCATGTACTATACAGGAATGGAATATACTCCAATGACTGCAACACTTGGAGCATTGATCCTTGGTGTTGGTTCAGAGTATGCAATCCTGATGATGGAGCGTTATTTTGAAGAACGAGAGAAAGGTGCAGATCCTGAAGAGGCAATGCAGGAAGCAAGTGTTAAGATCGGAAAGGCTATTGTCACATCCGGTGCAACCACTGTTTTTGGTTTCTCTGCTCTTATAGCTTCTCCATTTTCGATTACCAGTAACTTCGGGGTAATCACGGTAATGGATGTAATACTTGCATTATTTGCAACATTTGTTATCTTCCCTCCAATAATAGTTACACTGGATAAATACAGAGAAAAAAGGAGACACTTCCACGAAACGCACAACAGGTCCGGTTCAGGTGGAAGTAATATTTTAAAAAGCATTCAGGAGGCAATTACCCAATGA